Proteins from a single region of Salvelinus fontinalis isolate EN_2023a chromosome 15, ASM2944872v1, whole genome shotgun sequence:
- the orc3 gene encoding origin recognition complex subunit 3 has product MTSSVSKGCFVFKPSGKRRRNTPTVEDYFIHGSEDTENSKLRFRNCQTLWEKMKADTELLQDELNRKILDSLLAFIRKSVSTFQRGTDDWASRMRAHEIPTAALVLGVNVPDHDMTFQCLADQLQQSVTPFVVSVQATECAALNHMMQRVLERLIGTSVSVDNEEPEQRSTNVNQKRVHCSLITLCNWYKTVTKKAASGTPRKKRTSVGKDMQQHPPIVVIFKDLEAFNPKVLQDFILICSRYVEQLPLMFVFGIATSPSTIQHMLPHSVSSLLGIELFQSLSCTQHLASVIDKVILTSQFPFKPSGKVLQVLVSIFLYHDFSVRNFIKGLQLALLEHFHSQPLSVLCCKKEALVHATELSHRNVERLQQLPSFMRYVEEQGPQEQVELLTSDDHVKEVCQKLLKDLRKYHKNYYPILRCLHILTASLPKYPLGKQIRELHISCLEKNVWENEEYASAMQLLRMMAKDELTSALQKCAEILKSAKTKKVRAALLQLENLLAKFDQPGDLAADENAAGEDLTSPGKGLQKKTDLFQLQKTLLEMKKSRRTKTMSPFEILRDQALEFIDSLVRSHLAPPESQPLYEVCYSSSSAVLRRHLNATPRTSIQTALSNPYHYLKNENLRAEDGTVSNAAPDICIVYKLHLECGRLINLYDWLEAYATVVSAAEGKDPDSADFGKVDELKHARFIQAVSELEFLGFIKSTKQKTDHVSRLTWGGC; this is encoded by the exons ATGACTTCATCGGTGTCAAAG GGTTGCTTTGTGTTCAAGCCCAGTGGCAAAAGGAGAAGGAATACTCCAACAGTGG AGGATTATTTCATTCATGGCAGTGAGGACACGGAGAACAGCAAACTACGTTTCAGAAACTGTCAGACATTATGGGAGAAAATGAAGGCAGACACCGAG CTTCTGCAGGATGAGCTGAACAGGAAAATCTTAGACAGCCTCTTGGCGTTTATCAGAAAGAGTGTCTCCACTTTTCAGCGTGGCACGGATGACTGGGCGTCGCGTATGAGAGCCCACGAGATTCCGACAGCAGCCCTAGTGCTTG GAGTGAATGTGCCAGATCATGATATGACCTTCCAGTGCCTCGCTGACCAGTTACAGCAGTCGGTGACTCCCTTTGTGGTCTCTGTACAAGCCACAGAGTGTGCAG CCCTGAATCACATGATGCAGAGGGTTCTAGAGAGACTGATAGGTACTAGTGTGTCTGTGGATAATGAAGAGCCTGAGCAGCGCAGTACCAATGTAAACCAGAAGAGGGTGCACTGCTCCCTCATCACACTCTGTAACTGGTACAAGACTGTGACAAAG AAAGCTGCCTCCGGCACCCCAAGGAAAAAGCGTACTTCCGTTGGCAAAGACATGCAACAGCATCCTCCTATTGTAGTGATCTTCAAAGACCTAGAGGCTTTCAACCCTAAAGTGCTGCAAGATTTCATCCTCATCTGCAG TCGGTACGTTGAACAGCTTCCGCTGATGTTCGTCTTTGGCATTGCCACATCTCCCAGCACCATTCAACACATGCTGCCCCACTCTGTGTCCTCTCTGCTGGGCATCGAGCTCTTCCAGTCCCTGTCCTGCACCCAGCACCTGGCTTCTGTCATAGACAAG gtgATCCTAACTTCCCAGTTTCCCTTCAAGCCCAGTGGCAAGGTGCTGCAAGTGCTGGTCAGCATCTTCCTCTACCACGACTTCTCTGTACGCAACTTCATCAAAGGCCTGCAG TTGGCTCTGCTGGAGCACTTCCACAGCCAGCCTCTGAGCGTGCTGTGCTGTAAGAAGGAGGCCCTGGTACACGCCACTGAGCTCAGCCACAGGAATGTAGAGCGGCTCCAACAGCTGCCCTCCTTCATGAG GTACGTAGAGGAGCAGGGTCCCCAGGAGCAAGTGGAGCTGTTGACCAGTGATGACCATGTGAAG GAAGTGTGTCAGAAACTACTGAAAGATCTTCGCAAATACCACAAGAACTACTACCCCATTCTGAGGTGTCTCCACATTCTGACGGCTTCTCTACCCAAATACCCTCTGGGAAAACAG ATAAGAGAGCTGCACATATCCTGTCTGGAGAAGAATGTGTGGGAGAATGAAGAGTATGCGTCTGCCATGCAGCTTCTGAG GATGATGGCTAAAGACGAGCTCACCTCAGCACTGCAAAAGTGTGCTGAGATCCTGAAATCTGCCAAGACAAAGAAAGTGAGGGCTGCACTGCTCCAACTGGAGAATTTACTCGCCAAATTTGACCAGCCAGGCG ATCTTGCTGCTGATGAGAATGCAGCAGGGGAGGACCTCACTTCTCCAGGGAAAGGCCTCCAGAAGAAAACAGACTTGTTCCAACTGCAAAAG ACTCTACTGGAGATGAAGAAATCTCGAAGAACCAAGACAATGAGCCCGTTTGAGATACTCCGAGACCAAGCCCTGGAGTTCATTGACAGCCTTGTGAG ATCCCACCTGGCCCCACCCGAATCCCAACCACTGTACGAGGTATGCTACTCCAGCTCCTCTGCTGTCCTGAGACGCCACCTCAACGCCACACCACGCACCTCCATCCAGACCGCCCTCAGCAACCCCTACCACTACCTGAAA AATGAAAATCTGCGGGCTGAGGACGGGACAGTCTCCAATGCTGCTCCTGACATCTGCATTGTGTACAAGCTACATCTGGAGTGTGGGAGACTCATCAACCTGTATGACTGGCTGGAG GCTTATGCTACTGTGGTCTCGGCTGCAGAGGGCAAGGATCCTGACTCTGCGGACTTTGGCAAAGTGGACGAACTCAAACA TGCTCGTTTTATCCAGGCGGTATCTGAGCTGGAGTTCCTGGGATTCATCAAATCCACCAAGCAGAAGACGGACCATGTGTcacgactgacctggggaggctGCTGA
- the LOC129811423 gene encoding akirin-2-like has translation MACGATLKRTMEFDPLMSPTSPKRRRCIPVSPSSSSSPRKYLRMEPSPFGEVSSRLSAEQILNNIKQEYKRIQKRKHIDGVYQQTEGCYSPESPPPLGGSSMPGTSAGGSSPSRKEQPLFTLRQVGIICERLLKEREDKVREEYEETMTSKLAEQYDTFVKFTHDQLMRRFGEQPASYVS, from the exons ATGGCGTGTGGAGCGACCCTGAAAAGAACCATGGAGTTTGATCCATTGATGAGTCCGACGTCGCCTAAAAGGAGAAGGTGTATCCCGGTTTCCCCATCATCCTCCTCGTCCCCACGGAAATACCTTCGCATGGAGCCGTCACCATTTGGAGAGGTGTCGTCAAGACTATCAGCTG AGCAAATTCTGAACAACATCAAGCAGGAGTACAAGCGCATTCAGAAGAGAAAACACATCGATGGAGTTTACCAACAGACAGAGGGTTGCTACTCCCCAGAGTCTCCACCCCCTCTCGGTGGATCCAGTATGCCAG GCACATCGGCTGGAGGTTCTTCTCCATCAAGGAAAGAACAGCCCTTATTTACTCTTAGACAAGTTGGAATTATTTGTGAACGTCTACTGAAGGAGCGTGAAGATAAAGTTCGGGAGGAATATGAGGAGACCATGACTTCCAAGTTGGCAG AACAATATGACACTTTTGTGAAGTTTACACATGACCAGTTGATGCGAAGATTTGGAGAGCAACCTGCAAGCT ATGTTTCCTGA
- the LOC129811424 gene encoding cannabinoid receptor type 1A-like, producing the protein MKSALDGIADTTFRTMTTGLQYLGSNDVSYDDPSIDSGFAKTGFHLQKTHSAPLSNSFPVQVPGDKELIYNGNSIYPTNFSEMLGNGTRWEGGGSLQCGENIVDMECFMILTPSQQLVVAVMALTLGTFTVLENLIVLCVILHSHILRCRPSYHFIGSLAVADLLGSVIFVYSFLDFHVLHRKDSPNVFLFKLSGVIASFTASVGSLFLTAIDRYISIHRPMAYKRIVTKNKAVIAFCMMWTISIVIAILPLLGWNCKQLNSVCSDIFPLIDEKYLMFWIGMTSVLLLFIIYAYMFILWKAHHHTVRMMSRSSQKSIIVYTADGTKAQTMRPEQTRMDIRLAKTLVLILVVLIICWGPVLAIMVYDLFWKMNNFIKTVFAFCSMLCLLNSTVNPVIYALRSKDLRRAFLNICRTCRGTSQPLDNSAESDCHSRSIKGTAYKSTASCANTTVKVAKVTLSVSAEMV; encoded by the coding sequence ATGAAGTCTGCTCTGGATGGAATAGCTGACACCACTTTCCGAACAATGACTACTGGTTTGCAGTATCTTGGCTCCAACGATGTGAGCTATGATGACCCATCCATTGATTCTGGCTTCGCCAAGACTGGATTCCACTTACAGAAGACTCACTCTGCCCCACTTAGTAACTCCTTCCCTGTACAAGTACCTGGGGACAAGGAGCTCATCTATAATGGCAACTCCATTTACCCGACCAACTTCTCTGAAATGCTTGGCAATGGGACCCGATGGGAGGGCGGGGGTTCTCTCCAATGCGGGGAGAACATTGTGGACATGGAGTGCTTCATGATTCTGACCCCCAGTCAGCAGTTAGTAGTAGCGGTCATGGCACTCACCCTGGGAACCTTCACAGTGCTTGAGAACCTTATCGTATTGTGTGTGATCCTCCACTCCCACATCTTGCGCTGTCGGCCCTCATACCACTTCATAGGAAGCCTGGCTGTAGCCGACCTTCTGGGCAGTGTCATATTTGTGTACAGTTTCTTGGACTTCCATGTTCTGCACCGGAAGGACAGCCCTAATGTGTTTCTATTTAAACTCAGTGGAGTTATCGCCTCTTTCACTGCCTCTGTGGGCAGTCTCTTTCTCACGGCCATCGACCGCTATATCTCTATCCACAGGCCGATGGCTTACAAGCGGATCGTCACCAAGAACAAGGCTGTCATTGCCTTCTGCATGATGTGGACTATCTCCATCGTCATTGCGATTCTCCCCCTACTGGGCTGGAACTGTAAGCAACTGAACTCGGTGTGCTCAGACATTTTCCCGCTCATCGACGAGAAGTACCTGATGTTCTGGATAGGGATGACCAGTGTGCTGCTTCTGTTCATCATCTACGCCTACATGTTCATCCTGTGGAAGGCCCACCACCACACTGTGCGCATGATGAGCCGCAGCTCCCAGAAGAGCATCATTGTCTACACGGCAGACGGCACCAAGGCGCAAACCATGCGACCTGAGCAGACCCGCATGGACATCCGCCTGGCCAAGACCTTGGTGCTGATCCTGGTGGTCCTCATCATCTGCTGGGGCCCTGTGCTAGCCATCATGGTCTACGACCTCTTCTGGAAGATGAACAACTTTATCAAGACGGTCTTTGCCTTCTGCAGCATGCTTTGCCTGCTCAACTCCACCGTCAACCCCGTCATCTATGCACTGAGGAGTAAGGACCTGCGCCGGGCCTTCCTTAACATCTGCCGGACGTGCAGGGGAACTTCTCAACCACTGGACAACAGCGCCGAGTCTGATTGCCATAGCAGGAGCATCAAAGGCACAGCCTACAAATCCACGGCTAGCTGTGCAAACACCACTGTAAAAGTGGCCAAAGTCACCCTGTCGGTCTCCGCAGAGATGGTCTGA